The following are encoded together in the Triticum dicoccoides isolate Atlit2015 ecotype Zavitan chromosome 6B, WEW_v2.0, whole genome shotgun sequence genome:
- the LOC119324672 gene encoding uncharacterized protein LOC119324672 → MQMGQQPWLKTSLVNWTDKGESNQAQTQPRHSQSPSRDRHRRRRPRPVGRFTGGEMSSRRARARREPPEGGCRARFCLKRRSRARAPPDSNVPARSEGLLDGWLASGTPSAKRRRRTTGRGEDEEWQGSRGPWRTAYAGIPAARRRARLVATSTTARVGDSSGAALCASSSRTTMSFPEGGTASTGATGSTPLRSRVVARASQRIWAAFAALPIAAAKDMAAGSAAAAARRVSARRMPEATGASAPVCEERLYAERWQAWSRAPHALKPCRQTLLRWTWLPRTVPLYYCHKKRTERLAVPVP, encoded by the exons ATGCAAATGGGCCAGCAGCCATGGCTAAAAACCAGCCTGGTCAACTGGACGGATAAGGGAGAGAGCAACCAGGCGCAAACCCAGCCACGTCATTCTCAATCCCCATCCCGTGACCGACACAGGCGGAGACGCCCACGGCCGGTCGGCCGCTTCACCGGCGGCGAGATGAGCTCCCGCCGTGCTCGTGCTCGTCGGGAACCTCCAgaaggagggtgccgggcgcgatTCTGTTTGAAGCGCCGTTCGCGAGCCCGAGCGCCGCCGGACTCCAACGTGCCAGCGCGGTCGGAGGGGCTGCTCGATGGCTGGCTCGCCAGCGGGACGCCGAGCGCCAAGAGGCGGCGGCGAACCACCGGGCGCGGAGAAGACGAGGAGTGGCAGGGGAGCCGCGGCCCGTGGAGGACGGCATACGCGGGTATCCCGGCGGCACGAAGGCGAGCGCGACTGGTGGCGACCTCGACGACCGCGAGGGTCGGAGATAGCAGCGGCGCGGCCTTGTGCGCGTCGTCGTCAAGGACGACGATGTCGTTCCCCGAAGGCGGAACTGCTTCAACAGGGGCGACCGGGTCGACACCGCTGCGTAGCCGCGTCGTGGCGCGCGCCAGCCAACGCATCTGGGCGGCCTTTGCAGCGCTGCCCATAGCCGCCGCAAAGGACATGGCTGCGGGAAGTGCTGCCGCCGCTGCGAGGCGTGTCTCCGCGCGCCGGATGCCAGAAGCCACGGGCGCGAGCGCCCCGGTCTGTGAAGAGCGGCTGTACGCCGAGCGGTGGCAGGCGTGGTCGCGTGCACCGCATGCGTTGAAGCCGTGCAGGCAGACATTGCTGAGATGGACATGGTTGCCCAGGACAGTTCCGTTGTACTATTGCCATAAAAAAAGG ACCGAGAGACTCGCCGTTCCTGTCCCATGA